In the genome of Suncus etruscus isolate mSunEtr1 chromosome 3, mSunEtr1.pri.cur, whole genome shotgun sequence, the window ctctcttctccttctccagcAAATTAGATTCAGTTAGGGGATCAAAGGCCTAATCATCTGACAGATCATTCCAGAACACCTATTATGCCAAGTTGTCTTTGAGCCATTTTACCAACTAATAAACTCTGTTTGAAAGTTTTCTTCacactaatatttctttttcctcacCCGTAAAAAAGCTATCACACCAGGCTTTAGTATAAAGCTTTCTCAGTTCCCCCAAACTGCCTCTAGTCTCAACAGCTTATTATGAGTTACCATGAGTTATACATGTCTATAAAACAGCATGGAGATCCTAACATTTCACTGCACATCCCTCATCTAATAATATCTTACTTGTCTCTACCTTGAATGCACACCTACACTGGAAAAATGTCCAATCATCTTTAAACACTCAACTTATGTCATACTACGTGAAATCTCTGTTCCAGGGAAAGATTCCTCTACACTGAATTGTACTGTGAAATTAAAACAGGATTTGTCTTTTGTATTTTAAGTTCCTGGTCTTATCTCCTAAGACAAAATCTTTGTCATTTCTAGTGATAAAGGTATTAAGACACTCTTTTGTTCTAATATTAGTCTCTGATCCTGAGTTCCTAAATTCCTAAATTTTTCTGGGATATAGGATCAACTTTTGCTCTACTGAAAAATTACTACTGGGGACTCCTAGACTCGGCTGATGATCAGAAAGATGAAGCATTAAGAACTTTTACctcgggctggagagagagcagaggcatttgccttgcaagcagccgatccaggagcaaaggtggttggttcgaatcccgtcccatatggtcccccgtgcctgtcaggagctatttctgagcagacagccagaagtagcccctgagcactgccgggtgtggcccaaaaaccaaaaaaaaaaaaaagaacttttacctcattccctactctagggaggggACTAGAACTAGAGATTGAATTAATAATTGATTACCCTTATGTGATCAaagcctacacacacacacacacacacacacacacacacacacacacacacacacacacacacaatatggaGTTCAAGAATATGGCATACCTAGAAAGGATATGGCAAGTACCCTCTTTCACTGCTTCCCTGAACTACGCATCACTTCCATCTGATTATTTCTGATTGTATCtttcaaaataattcaataaactaAATGttataatctaaaatataaaataagccaATAATTAGTAAACTGTTTATCCTGTATTTCCGAAGCTGTCTTAACAAATAACTGAAcctgagaaagaaattataagaAACTCTGGTCCACAGATGACCAGTAAGAAAAGGTGACAACCTGAACCTGCAGTTGGTATCTAAAAGGGGATTCTTGTCAGCCTAAATCTAATCTAAATATATAGTGAAGGAACTAATTGAATGAAACACAATGTCTGCTGAAAAAGTGGAACTGTATTGTGGGGGAAATCCATATATAACTGGCATTAAAAAGTGAAGTATTGAGTTATCTATATTACTGTATAGAGAGAAGGAAgtgcttttcctttattttcattctagCTTGTTATGGTAGCcaggtttggaaaaaaaaaaaaaaaaacacttacttTACAGTTAATTTGGCTACAAAAGCCTTTCAGTTTCTGGAAGATAAAGGAGTGATACTCATGTTCATTAACATAAATTTGGATAGTTAACTGAATCATTTCAACAGGTCTTCATGGCTTCTCTAGATTAAGTTTGAAAATCTAAGACAAATGGGTGGCTTTTCAAATCCTAGCTTGCTTGTAAGTCTAGAAGTCAGGCTTGCCAAACCTTCAAGGTATTACATttacagaaaggaaaagaaaattaaattctgaattttaGCTGTGAAGCCCTTCATAATTAATTGCCAATTTACTTTAGATGCCACTCCCCTTCTTCACCAACTcttcctgccccccaccccaactgAACTTTTACCTTGTCTTCCAGTCTTTACATTTAAATCATCTTTTATGTCTTggcttttgttttccattttacgGGGAAGTCCCAATCCCTAATCCAACAAATTAAGCTCTAACTTATCTTTTGTAGAATATTCACATATTACCTGAATCTTTTTTCTTCAGGTAATATTTCATTCCTCTCCACTCTTTAAGAACTTTATCTAGATCTCTTTTACGACTatacttttatttgaaaatttgtaGTCTTGAACACTTATCTCACTTTCTTCCCCCATCCTATTTAACAATAAAGACAAGCTCTATATATAATTCAACATTTTCAAACTATGTTCCTTAGAATTCACAAAATAAATAGAGACTGTAAACAATCTCATGGatcaaaaatgttttcaaaataaacttCTCAGAATCTTTTATGTGCGAAAGTTTATAAATCTCTAATTGAACAAAGTGTTCCCATGTCTAAAACTTAATTTGCCTCTGGACCATTTTAATTATAGCATCTTTCAGTAAGATTAGTGTTCCTATGGCACAAGGTATCTGTACTAATCATAGAATCTTAACTTTAACCATTACTAAGTACAGTATGTTTGATTGAATACATGGAAATTTCACCCTCGTTGACAACGACGTCTCTCTTTAAAGTAGCTTATCtagaggaaaaggaggaatgcAGAAGAATcatagaaaggagagagaaagggagtacAACTTCCTTGGTGGCAGAGTAGGCACTGTGTGCAATCTACGGTGCACCAATTCCTGCTCAGATTATCCATCCTGAGGTGATCATTTAGAAACACTACAGAAATAATCTTTGGAAATCTGTCAACAACGGTTTGAAACTAAGAAGGCATTCTTCTGGTCAAGTGCAGGAGACACACTATTAAATCACTGCATCATCTATCATTAAATCTTTGCCAGCTGAGGAAATCTATTGTGGTTTGCTTCTACTATATGAAGGTATTTacattaagaaaatgaagtcTCAGGACctataaaactttttataaaagCAGAGTTAGACTTGAGACTTCATAGTATCTGTGCTTAGTAACCTCattaatttgacttctttttcagTGTGGACAATGAAAAGTCAACCTAACTTATAGCACCTTAAAACTTGTacacataaaaaaataaccacaacTGCATCTTAACTGTTTTCCAGGTCTCCAGTTGTGACTAAgaaagggaaatggaagaaaaagctTCCTTTCCTGACTTGTCCCACAACCTCCATCTCATGGAAacaagaggaaatgggaggaacAGACTGAAGGAGAGATTGCCCTGCTTTGGTTTTCCATCTAACTCTAAACAGAGATAAGCTTTTCACTTGAAAAGTATAGTTTACTGTACggctaaaaaaaatgaacacatttcTTAGGCATTTTAAGTAGAACCTTTAGTTCAATATGCTTCCAATTCTGACTAtgtgagccagagaaatagtgggcaagtaaggagtttgtcttgcacaaggctgactgaCCCTGGGTTCAATGTTCTGCAACAAGTTCCACCaggttatccctgagcacagaaccaggagaaaggtCTGAGACAGAGGCAaggtaaaccctgagtatagctgagtatATGGCTCAataacaatcaatcaatcaattgatCAGATTTGGAGTAAGGTCTGAGACAGAGCCAGAGTAGGCCCTGACTATAGCTGGGTTTGGCTCAGTAACAATAAATAGATCAGAGTTGTAATCTGTAATCAATTTCCATGTTAAGCAGAAAAGTTAGTAAGGAAAGAGAAAGCCCGATTCATCTTCTTGGAGTTGCTTTCCGAGCCCCAGGCCAGCAAGTAGTAAATGCACATTGCCTAACTGGATCCAGGAAGTTGCATGGAAGCCCTATTTCAGTAGACCCACTTTATTAACTGGCAAGACCACTGAAAGTAAAcgtgtttctcttcttccctccccagcAGGTAGCAGTAGTAGGTAAGGCCAAAGTCAAACTAACTTGAAATCTACTTTTAAATCAGTTTTGTGGACTAATGTGATCAAACAAAAGGCACACTGAGCTTCCAAGACACGATGGAAAATGTCAAGCAGTAGCTATGGCAAATCAGTAACAGTTTTATTAATAATGGCGGGACATCTAATTCATGAAGGTTCAAAAACCTGTTCGAAAGTtcgattaggaatgaaaaaactgaaagaaaaaaccCACATACAGGAGGACTACATGGGTCACAAATAATAGGCTGGGAAAAAGAAACATTACTAATGAACAGAAGAAGAAACGATCCTGAAATGAGGGCAGCTCATGTATGCCCTATTCTGCCCAACACGCAGATCGGCGGAAATCCATCAAGGATTTCTAGTCGCCAACGCCTCTAATCCACAATTTTAACACTCAATGTCCCTTTTTCCAAACAGCAACACTCGGCGAGCCTTCTGAATCCCCAGACACAGCCTGATAACCAACCAAAGCAGCTGCAAAGAGAACAGGCCCAGAGAGGGGATCCAGTTTCCACTTGGGGAGAAGAAGAAATCCAATCATCATCTGGGCACCCCAAGCGCTTGCACAGGGGAGCCTCCCCAGCCCGGATCCGAACTGTCATTGCACTGAAGAGTCTCTCCCAAATCCCGGGGCTCTTCATCAGCTTCTCCCCCACGGGGcgtgcattcattcattcattcattcaactcaGCAACGGCGTCGACGTTTGCAAAAAGGCCTGGGGATTACAAAATgcaaaactccaaaaaaaaaaaaagctccaagaCACTTAGAGAATGAAGGCCCGGATGATTTCAGGGGGCGGGAGGGCGTCTTCCAAGACCCTGGAGCCCCCAGTGGTCTTGCCGAAGGTGATCTGGACACCCCACAGTCGTCGTTAAGGCCCTGGGGGCCTCGATGGCCCTCCAACAGCCCCCAAGAATATGCCCAGGCCCTCCGTGGGACTCACGCCCAGCCCTGGGGCGCGGACTGTCCCCGGCCGgcttccgtccgtccgtccgcgcTCGCGCGTGCGCAGCGGCGCCCTGAGGCCGCCCAGCCCCGCCGGGACCCGGACCGGGCGCCTCCGCCCGTCCCCCACCGTCCCCTTCCCCGCGCGCCGCGCTCGCACCTCGAACAGCTCGGCCGTCGTCGCCATGCCGGGAGCAGAGCTCTCTCCCGCTAGCCTCCAGAGCCCGAGCGTTGGGGAGCGGAGCGGCGCGGCCGAGCGGCCATGAAGCGGAGCGAAGCGGGAGACGCCCGTCAGCTGCCAGCCGGCGCCGCCCGCGCCGCTCCCATGGCCGCCGCCGCGCGCGCCGGAAGTGGCCACCGCGCCTGCGCGCCCCGCCCCGGGGGCCGTCGGGAAGGGCGGGGGAGGGAGGGCGCGCGCGCGCTTCGGCCAATCACGGGCCGGCTCGCGGCTTGGCGGCGCCACGAAGGCTGGGCCTCGCGGGCCACCGTCCCGGAAGCGGGGCGGTCGGGGCGGAAGTGGGGTGGTCGGGGCGGAAGGAGCGGCTTCATTCTGCCTAGCAGAGGCTCTGCTGGCGGCGTCTGGGCCGGCCGGCGCGCTCATGGCGCAGCGCGCGCTGTGGCTCCTCGGCCGCGACCCGGGGGCTCCGCTCGGGGGCTCCGTCCGCTTCTCCAGGTGAACCGACCGACGCTGCTCTGGAAGGCCGGAGGGGTGGATGGAGCTCCTCTGCGCCCCAGGGCTGGCTCCTGGGCCTGTGGCTTCATTGCAACTCATTGATCTCACTCATCTTAATTTTAACTAataagattaaattttatttcattttgatcttAATGATCTTTGATCATTTGATCTTAATGAATAAGATtctgtttagttatttttattttaattaataaaattaaattttatttaattaattaaagttgATTAATGAAAATCCAATTTAATTCGATTTCTTGCTTACCAAGTTTTAAGACTTGGACTTAAGAAATAAAACCATGTCCTTGACCTGTGTTTACAAAGTTAGTGGAATTGGgccattgggccagagcaatagcacagcaggtggggcatttacttcgcatacagccaatctgggttcaatccctggagtcccatatcatcccctgagcaacactaggagtgattcctaagtgcacagccaggagtaatccctgagtactgctgagtgtgacccccccccaaaaaaaattgaaaagaaataataaaaaattagtggTGTTAAATCACTTTCAGAAGTAATGATATTTAACCATAGCAGCTAGCAAACCACGTATGGAATAGTGACTATATTAAGCTTTAGtgtaaaatatttgtgtttatgtGAGTTTTTGCGAGTCCCTGGTGTTTGTTGCCTTGCATTGGGCCTTTTCAGttttttattcttccatttttgttttacttgaaAGAATCATGACTTTTCTTCTTAATGCAGACGGTATCCAACTGTAGAAAAAAGAGCCAAAGTCTTCAATGGAGCAAACTATGTGCCTATTCCTGAAGATGGTCTCTTTCTTAAGGCGTTATTCTTCAAACTTCGACTACTGGATGATGACAAGAACTTTGTGGAGAGTCGAGATAGCTGTACTCGCCTCAATAAAACATCTGTCTACGGACTCCCAGTAGGTGGCGAAGAACTCTGGCCAGTGGTTGCTTTCGTGAAGAATGGCATGGTGTTTGCTTGTGTCCCACTAGTCGAACAGACATTATCCCCTCGCCCACCATTAATTAGCCTTAGTGGAATTTCACAAGGCTTTGAATTGCTTTTTGGGATGCAGGATTTTCTTTACTCTGGTCAGAAAAACGACATGGAACTCAATTCAAAATTGAACCAGTTGCCTGACCTGCTTCTACAGGCTTGCCCATTTGGTACTTTGTTAGACGCCAACTTGCAAAATTCATCGGATAGTACTAATTTTGCTTCTGTAACTCAGCCGCCAAAACAGCCAGCCTGGAAAGCTGgaacatacaaaggaaagccACAAGTCTCCATTTCTATCACGGAAAAGGTGACATCCATGCAGTATGACAAACAGGACATAGCCGATACATGGCAAGTCGTCGGAGCTGTCACTTGCAAGGTAAGTTTTTTTCTGATActttatcatattattttatttaacatctatgacaaaagaaaaaattgtggtttttattaattttacttaaaaggtTTTAcattgtttggggccagagcggtggcacaagccgtagGGTGTCAGCCtagcacgtgctaacctaggatggactgcagttggatcccctggcacctcatctggtcccccaagccagaagcaatttctgagcacagaaccaggaataacccctgagtgtcactgggtgtgcccccccccccaaaaaaaaagttttacattgtttttttttttgtttgtttgttttgtttttggttttccggccacacccggcgatgctcaggggttactcctggctgtctgctcagaaatagctcctggcaggcacgggggaccatatgggacaccaggattcgaaccaaccacctttggaagTTTTACATTGTTGAATTACATTCacggttattattattataagcaGGTATTAAATATGAGACTAGAGACTCTTCGTTACATTTTTTGCATTCTTTACCAAATGTGTTCTGTATTGCTGTGTAATAGAAAAAGTTTAATTGGTAGCTTCTATAATGAAGTCTCTTATGAAGTGGTTGTCAGAATTTCAGCTGGACTACAGTcaccagaaaaaattttaatgacacTATAGCTAGATGGTCTGTTTGCAAGTTAAGTCACTCATACAACCAGCAAGTTGGTTACATTTATTGATGGAAACCTCCATTTCACATAGATTGCTTGGCAGTCAGTAAGAATGTCCCCTTGGTTTCTTAAAAGGATAAGCAAGAGGGAGAAAATGAGGTGCGAAGAGGTACAGGTCAAAGCTATTTTTTATTGCCACTGGTGCGCGTTCAGaatatttgtttgctttcttaAGTGTTGATGGCAGATACATTCACATATAAGTCAAGGAGTAGATAAAACATTTCGTTTTAGGATAGGTAATGCAGGAAGGCTCCATAATCTGAAAGACACCATTAAGAAAGCATTCTTTTTCAGAGTCTCTTGCACATAGCAGCACACTCTTGGGTAttagatatataaagaaaagaaaagaattcctaacactaaaaaataaattaataaaagaaagaaaaaacaattccTGCTTTCAAAGAACTTAAAGCCTGAGGATGGAAACAAACAGAAAGATCTTTAGTAGGTGGACAATTGTTGTATGATGCAGACTATACATGACAATGAAACTAGCTGTTAGCTAGTTTAACTAGCTTTAGGAGCACAGCATGATATTTTTAGTGACTCTTAAATATTGTGCAGGTCTAAGGAAATTAAActttttggggtccacacctggcagtgtaggGGATAGAGATAGGGAATATAGGAGGGGCGTGCATTATTGGAAATCATACGTAGGGCCTCAGACATGCAAAGGCACAGCCTCTACCACTTGACACACATTTCCAACCCAAATAACAAGCCTTATATGACTCACTTAACTggttttctatctttgtgttatGTGTTTGATGCAGGGGATTGAGCCCAGAGTATCAGCATGCAAATCAAGAGTTTAACTGGTGATCTATATTTCCAAACCTTAATTGGGTACTCTAACagacataaattttatatatatatatatatatatatatatatatatatatatacatatatatatcacagaAAGCAGCAAATGACCTGCATTTATAAGGGAAAAGATTATAGCTAGAAGGAATATCATATAAAagcataaagatataaaaatcatgATTTATTTAGAATTAGGAAATTCGCTCATTTTATCTATAACAGATTTCAGTTTAGAAGATTACTAGATTAGAGAGCTTCTTTAGAAACCAAACAATGAGTTGTTTTAACAGAGTAATAAAAAACACAGTTGAAACTATTGAAGATTTTGAGCATAGATACAATCTGATTAAAGATAGAGGTAGATTGATTTAAAGAAAAGCAAACCTAGATATATTTGGGAGATTGACAGATTTTATGTTCCTCTACCAATGTGCTTGCAACCACAACAGAGATATGGATTAAGATAACTTAATCAGTGAATTAAGGTAACTTTTAGTGGTTTTTTGCCATAAGTAGATGGCTCTAGGGAGACTCTCTCAATCTCTGGCATGATAGAATATTAACCAGAAcacagaaagtaagaaaaaatgatGCCTTGAGAGAATAGTGGGCCATGTTGTGGAAAATATTTTGGATGTGCTCAGAAAAATCTCACCTAGACAATGTATACTCTTACGATAATACTGTGTCTTTCTGTTTGTATTGCAGTGTGATTTGGAAGGAGTCATGCCAAATGTCACCGTCAGCTTGAATCTCCCCACCAACGGATCTCCACTTCAAGATATCCTCGTGCATCCTTGTGTGACTTCTCTTGATTCTGCCTTTCTGACTTCCAGTAGCATTGATGCAATGGATGATTCTGCTTTTAGTGGACCTTACAAGTTTCCATTTACTCCACCTCTAGAGTCATTCAACTTATGCTTCTACACATCTCAGGTAAACGACTACAGAAAATTTGATAGTTGAATCTAAAAACTCTTCAAAGCCAGTCATTCATATATTTAGTTCAGATGAGAACTTATCACTTGTTGCCATACAATAATACTAATCAATAAACATAAAGGttctattctttgaacacagtgCCTCTTGTATTTCTATTGTGTGTAATAGTATCGAAAGCTTTTCAAACCATGGAGGTCCAGAGAAAGATAGTTGAGGAGTTAAGGCAGTTTCCTTGCACACTGGCTATTCTGCTTCTGTCCCCAgccccacacatcgtctcctgagcaccaccaggggtcactcctgaacaatgctaggagtaagctctgatcatgAAGTAGGGTCCCAAACAAATCAAAGTCATAGTAACTTTTAATATTCCCTAATGAGGAATCCATGGTCATGGAATAATCTTGGCATGATTTCGTCATGCCC includes:
- the AP5M1 gene encoding AP-5 complex subunit mu-1, whose protein sequence is MAQRALWLLGRDPGAPLGGSVRFSRRYPTVEKRAKVFNGANYVPIPEDGLFLKALFFKLRLLDDDKNFVESRDSCTRLNKTSVYGLPVGGEELWPVVAFVKNGMVFACVPLVEQTLSPRPPLISLSGISQGFELLFGMQDFLYSGQKNDMELNSKLNQLPDLLLQACPFGTLLDANLQNSSDSTNFASVTQPPKQPAWKAGTYKGKPQVSISITEKVTSMQYDKQDIADTWQVVGAVTCKCDLEGVMPNVTVSLNLPTNGSPLQDILVHPCVTSLDSAFLTSSSIDAMDDSAFSGPYKFPFTPPLESFNLCFYTSQVPVPPILGFYQMKEEELQLKITVNLKLHESVKNNFEFCEAHIPFYNRGPITHVEYKVSFGQIEVLREKSLLIWVIGQKFPKSLEISLSGTVTFGAKSQEKQPFDQICIGGTAYLKLHFKILDYTLTGCYADQHSVQVYAPGKPKISTYRKLISSDYYIWNSKASAPITYGSLLL